One segment of Neodiprion fabricii isolate iyNeoFabr1 chromosome 1, iyNeoFabr1.1, whole genome shotgun sequence DNA contains the following:
- the LOC124178592 gene encoding zinc metalloproteinase nas-14-like, whose translation MNSIILHFVPLCIIGFAGCLPLDLDMDMTAGLRTSNHVDEGILLEGDIISLKSIHPKNLVRKPSQLWPNKVFPYTFSKDFDDLQKFNVETALRDLAFQTCVTFRERTNEPTYVVFKNYAKICASAVGYADLQNLGGEMPIYVSAPGCVMRGQIQHEVLHSLGFWHEHARPDRNEYVTVHWENIRPGSESNFEPRTWEDTVTLGMPYDLNSVMHYGKKAFSKNESPTLTPKNPPLNENMGQRFRVSKLDIAKLNRLYECDNRYYKGYELEA comes from the exons ATGAATTCCATTATTCTGCACTTCGTACCTCTGTGTATAATTGGCTTCGCTGGATGCCTACCCTTGGACTTGGATATGGATATGACGGCTGGACTTCGAACTAGTAACCACGTTGATGAAGGAATTCTTCTTGAAGGAGACATCATCTCGTTGAAAAGTATCCAT CCCAAGAATCTTGTTCGCAAACCGTCACAGCTCTGGCCGAACAAAGTATTCCCTTACACGTTCAGCAAGGATTTCGACGATCTGCAAAAGTTCAACGTCGAAACCGCTTTGCGAGATTTGGCGTTTCAAACGTGCGTCACATTTCGGGAGAGAACTAACGAGCCTACCTACGTTGTTTTCAAGAACTACGCGAAGATTTGCGCCTCAGCAGTCGGCTACGCAGACCTACA AAATCTCGGAGGTGAAATGCCAATTTACGTGTCAGCTCCCGGATGTGTGATGAGAGGGCAGATTCAACACGAAGTGTTGCATTCGTTAGGCTTTTGGCACGAGCATGCTCGTCCTGATAGAAATGAATATGTCACCGTTCATTGGGAAAATATTCGTCCGG GTTCGGAAAGTAACTTCGAACCAAGGACGTGGGAGGATACCGTCACTCTCGGAATGCCCTACGACCTTAATAGCGTCATGCACTATGGTAAGAAGGCCTTCAGCAAGAATGAAAGCCCGACGTTGACCCCAAAAAATCCTCCATTGAACGAGAATATGGGACAAAGATTTCGAGTCAGTAAACTCGATATTGCTAAACTTAATCGTCTTTACGAATGCGATAATCGGTATTACAAGGGATACGAGCTTGAAGcgtag